From one Phycodurus eques isolate BA_2022a chromosome 19, UOR_Pequ_1.1, whole genome shotgun sequence genomic stretch:
- the socs3b gene encoding suppressor of cytokine signaling 3b, translating to MVASGRREPLAMSGETPSEGRVPQSDCTPHHFKPFSSHAHYQQVMRALGKLQESGFYWGAVGGREASSLLRSEPPGTFLIRDSSDNHHFFTLSVQTARGTKNLRVHSEVSGFFLQPDAQCPQEPPRFDCVLKLIAHYMGKGPVARSAEPGSVRTVYLIHTAGERIPLELRRPLLNSLSSLQHMCRRTLNNQGLGGAEQLPHTLKDFLEEYDAPI from the exons ATGGTGGCCTCCGGCCGACGCGAGCCCCTCGCCATGAGCGGCGAGACCCCATCGGAGGGCAGGGTCCCGCAGTCCGACTGCACCCCGCATCACTTCAAACCCTTCAGCTCGCACGCGCACTACCAGCAG GTGATGCGCGCGTTGGGTAAGCTCCAGGAGAGCGGCTTCTACTGGGGCGCGGTGGGGGGCCGCGAGGCCAGCTCCCTGCTCCGCTCGGAGCCCCCCGGGACCTTCCTGATCCGGGACTCGTCGGACAACCACCACTTCTTCACGCTGTCGGTGCAGACGGCACGCGGCACCAAGAACCTCCGCGTCCACAGCGAGGTCAGCGGCTTCTTCCTGCAGCCCGACGCGCAGTGCCCCCAGGAGCCGCCGCGCTTCGACTGCGTGCTCAAACTCATCGCGCACTACATGGGGAAGGGCCCCGTCGCACGAAGCGCCGAACCCGGCTCCGTCCGCACCGTCTATCTGATCCACACCGCCGGCGAGCGGATCCCCCTGGAGCTGCGGCGGCCCCTCCTCAACTCCCTCTCATCCCTACAGCACATGTGCAGGAGGACCCTGAACAACCAGGGCCTGGGCGGGGCCGAGCAGctgccacacacactcaaagacTTCTTGGAGGAGTACGACGCCCCCATATGA